In Methanomassiliicoccus sp., a single window of DNA contains:
- the nikR gene encoding nickel-responsive transcriptional regulator NikR codes for MEEITRMGISLEPELLNRFDRYIKRKGYPTRSEAFRELINEALTREALKDESTQAVGAIVLHYHHHGGSSTEKLIEAQHNHHNVISSSVHVHLDREKCLEVLIVQGPVLEVNKLSEELTKAKGVLHAGPVLFSTSSSEQCRQDHNAWPGIRSSMD; via the coding sequence ATGGAGGAGATAACACGGATGGGAATCTCCCTGGAACCAGAACTCTTGAACAGATTCGATAGGTACATCAAGCGAAAAGGCTACCCCACCAGATCTGAAGCGTTCCGCGAGCTTATTAATGAGGCCCTGACGAGAGAGGCGTTAAAAGATGAGAGCACACAGGCCGTCGGAGCAATAGTCCTCCATTATCACCACCATGGAGGGAGTTCGACCGAGAAACTCATCGAAGCTCAGCATAACCATCACAATGTTATCTCTTCGAGCGTTCATGTTCACCTTGACCGAGAAAAATGCCTCGAGGTGTTGATTGTACAGGGCCCTGTCCTCGAGGTTAACAAACTGTCGGAGGAGCTTACCAAGGCCAAGGGCGTGTTGCATGCTGGGCCAGTGCTATTCTCAACCAGTTCTTCAGAACAGTGCCGTCAGGACCACAATGCATGGCCGGGAATTCGAAGCTCTATGGATTGA
- a CDS encoding dipeptide/oligopeptide/nickel ABC transporter ATP-binding protein: MSTMMEVTDLSKYYGKVKIFENINFTISAHETLGLYGDSGGGKTTVGRMLVKLDRPTSGQILYKGHDINEMGRREFRRYRSKLQMIFQNPETSIDPRSKLYDCVAEPLIIQKKGDKEEIRKEVSRLVEMVGLRDIHLQRYPHQLSGGEIQRAVLARVIALRPELIVADEATSMLDVSTQAQVLRLMQKIQEETGVSYLMISHDEDVLKATCDRILKFQNGSLKEV; encoded by the coding sequence ATGTCGACCATGATGGAAGTCACCGATCTTTCAAAATACTATGGAAAGGTGAAAATCTTTGAAAATATCAATTTCACGATAAGCGCTCACGAGACCCTGGGCCTATACGGAGACAGCGGAGGAGGCAAGACAACTGTGGGACGAATGCTCGTAAAATTGGATCGGCCCACATCCGGACAAATTCTCTACAAGGGCCATGATATCAACGAAATGGGCCGTCGAGAGTTTAGGAGATATCGTAGCAAGCTGCAAATGATCTTCCAGAATCCAGAGACCTCCATCGATCCCAGATCGAAGTTGTATGACTGTGTCGCCGAACCATTGATCATTCAGAAGAAGGGGGATAAAGAAGAGATAAGAAAGGAGGTATCCCGGTTGGTAGAGATGGTCGGGCTTCGGGACATTCACCTTCAGAGATATCCTCATCAGCTGAGCGGTGGAGAGATCCAGAGGGCGGTTCTAGCGAGAGTCATAGCTTTACGTCCAGAGCTGATCGTGGCGGATGAGGCAACCTCTATGCTGGATGTGTCGACCCAGGCTCAGGTCCTAAGACTAATGCAAAAGATACAGGAGGAGACTGGGGTATCCTATCTGATGATCTCCCATGACGAGGACGTCCTCAAGGCCACCTGCGACCGCATATTGAAGTTTCAGAATGGGTCTCTGAAGGAGGTGTGA
- a CDS encoding ABC transporter substrate-binding protein, producing the protein MQKKILAILAVAVVAIVAVASIGLMNQGSSTSEKTLTVGELWDITAVDPHAGDGTLMKEKALVGECLVGSNDDFSLKPELATSWKNIDNNTWEFNLRQHVMFHNGKEMKASDVKFSLERACNLNPTAKSLLKLDHVEIVSDYVVRIHTTAPNSIAPAALEYSSFVILSTDSVSGDKFVKPIGTGPFEMESYDNLTHQMTMVKNSDWWGGAVNFDKLIIKPITDPNTRALAIENHEVDFTADVPLSEINTIDALPGINVEKHVTPRVYRLAFNLDKDPWNNITVRHAIAYSINSKSIVDNALSGVGSPAKGIFLPDMAWANKSLTGYQYDANKAKALFAEAGFAYENGKLVNQTSHKQLSISILTYTDRPGLPLIAEALAGQLKDMGIDVTYDAKEYSAYTAQSKERQWDLDIMARALTMVPDPAYVFGDYLPGGSLNAMNYSNPEVVDLYNKMTAEWNITARYNYSQQIEGLLYNDAPAIYISYYGVAMVMYDYVTGFHFDPTAHDYRLNPDMKVQK; encoded by the coding sequence ATGCAGAAAAAAATACTGGCTATCTTGGCCGTGGCCGTAGTGGCCATCGTCGCGGTTGCCTCGATCGGCCTCATGAATCAGGGCAGCAGTACCTCGGAGAAGACCCTGACGGTCGGAGAGCTGTGGGATATCACTGCTGTGGACCCACATGCCGGTGATGGAACGCTTATGAAAGAGAAAGCGCTGGTAGGTGAGTGTCTGGTCGGATCGAACGATGATTTCTCCTTGAAGCCAGAGCTCGCCACGTCATGGAAGAACATCGATAACAACACCTGGGAGTTCAACCTCAGACAGCATGTGATGTTCCATAATGGCAAGGAGATGAAGGCTTCGGACGTTAAGTTCTCCCTTGAGAGAGCATGCAACCTCAACCCGACCGCCAAATCCCTCCTGAAGCTCGATCATGTGGAGATAGTAAGTGATTACGTCGTTCGAATTCACACCACCGCTCCCAACTCTATTGCTCCTGCAGCCTTGGAATACTCAAGCTTCGTGATTTTAAGTACGGACTCCGTGAGCGGTGACAAGTTCGTTAAGCCCATCGGCACCGGCCCATTCGAGATGGAGAGCTATGATAACTTGACGCATCAGATGACCATGGTCAAGAACTCTGATTGGTGGGGCGGAGCGGTCAACTTCGACAAGCTTATCATCAAGCCGATCACCGACCCGAACACCAGAGCTCTGGCGATAGAGAACCACGAGGTCGACTTCACTGCCGATGTGCCTCTGAGCGAGATCAATACCATTGACGCTCTGCCGGGCATAAATGTCGAGAAACACGTGACACCTCGGGTATATAGGCTGGCCTTCAACCTGGACAAGGATCCCTGGAACAATATCACGGTCAGACATGCCATCGCTTACTCGATCAACAGCAAGAGCATTGTCGACAACGCTCTCTCTGGAGTAGGCAGCCCGGCGAAGGGAATATTCCTGCCCGACATGGCATGGGCCAACAAGAGCCTCACCGGCTACCAGTATGATGCCAACAAGGCCAAGGCGCTCTTCGCCGAAGCGGGCTTTGCCTATGAGAACGGCAAGTTGGTCAACCAGACAAGCCACAAGCAGCTGAGCATCTCTATCCTGACCTACACCGATAGGCCAGGACTGCCGCTCATCGCTGAGGCCTTGGCCGGCCAGCTCAAGGACATGGGCATTGACGTTACCTACGACGCTAAGGAGTACAGCGCTTACACCGCTCAGAGCAAGGAGCGCCAGTGGGACCTCGATATCATGGCCCGGGCGCTGACCATGGTTCCCGATCCTGCCTATGTCTTCGGTGATTACCTTCCTGGTGGCAGCCTCAACGCTATGAACTATTCCAACCCCGAAGTCGTCGACCTTTATAACAAGATGACTGCGGAGTGGAACATCACTGCGAGGTACAACTACTCTCAGCAGATCGAAGGCCTCCTTTACAACGATGCACCGGCCATCTACATCAGCTACTATGGTGTGGCCATGGTCATGTATGACTACGTAACAGGGTTTCACTTCGATCCCACCGCTCATGACTATCGGCTCAACCCGGACATGAAGGTGCAAAAGTAG
- a CDS encoding ABC transporter permease: protein MWKGVLKKTFSFLFTIVAVTVLTFFLMNIMPGEQADTVLRHTFLGLDESAQDWQIKEVAQRYNLDQPLLDQYGHWLSGAMHGDLGTSYVYHQPVSDMISIRLLPTISLAALAMLLALALGIPLGIISALKSNKPIDYVVRMVSMFNASMPSFWLALMLIIVFSITFKLFPTSGYGGLQYMILPALALGLHPAAVITRMTRTSVLETLGQQYIVFARAKGLPVSSIISRHVLKNALLPTLTVLGIEFGGLLGGTVIIESIFNWPGLGNLLANSVLAKDIPVVMGVVVVIVIMFVLVSLVVDVLYTLIDPRIRSG from the coding sequence ATGTGGAAAGGTGTACTGAAAAAAACCTTTTCCTTTTTATTTACCATCGTCGCAGTCACAGTGCTCACCTTCTTCCTAATGAACATCATGCCAGGGGAGCAGGCTGACACCGTCCTACGGCACACGTTCCTAGGCCTTGACGAATCCGCTCAAGACTGGCAGATCAAGGAGGTCGCGCAACGATACAATCTTGATCAACCATTACTGGATCAATATGGCCACTGGCTTTCTGGAGCTATGCATGGCGATCTGGGAACTTCATACGTCTATCATCAGCCCGTATCGGACATGATCTCCATTCGGCTGCTGCCAACGATTTCATTGGCTGCCCTGGCAATGCTGCTGGCTCTGGCCCTCGGCATCCCGTTGGGGATCATTAGCGCGTTGAAAAGCAACAAACCGATTGACTATGTGGTCAGGATGGTCTCGATGTTCAACGCATCTATGCCCAGCTTTTGGCTGGCGCTCATGCTCATCATAGTCTTCTCCATTACCTTCAAATTGTTCCCCACGTCAGGATACGGAGGTCTGCAGTATATGATACTGCCAGCTCTGGCCCTCGGCCTTCATCCTGCTGCGGTGATCACCCGCATGACCCGCACCAGCGTTCTGGAGACATTGGGGCAACAATACATCGTTTTCGCTCGGGCCAAAGGTCTCCCCGTATCCAGCATCATCAGCCGGCATGTGCTGAAGAACGCTCTCCTACCAACCCTCACCGTTTTGGGGATAGAGTTCGGAGGTTTGCTCGGAGGCACGGTTATCATAGAAAGCATATTCAATTGGCCCGGATTGGGCAATCTATTAGCTAACTCTGTGCTGGCTAAAGACATACCAGTAGTAATGGGCGTGGTCGTGGTAATCGTGATCATGTTCGTCTTGGTTAGTCTGGTGGTCGACGTTCTCTACACGCTCATCGACCCACGCATTAGGAGCGGATAA
- a CDS encoding ABC transporter ATP-binding protein, with translation MLEISGLNVGFTTSRGEVKAACDVSLTIEKGETFGMIGESGSGKSVIGMSILKLLPASARMTGSIFFDGEDLITKSERDMQHVRRDSIFLVPQNPSGSLDPLMKNAEQIAEVFYEQKMGEKEAWARSVGILRKLNLQDPERVARQYPHQLSGGMKQRILVGVSMTAHPRLIVADEPTKGLDRSSRDNVAQLLKGIGDEERALLVITHDIDLAEEICDKIAVIYAGEIIEMGRTEEVIKHPRHPYTQGLIRSVPKNGMMPMLGFSPNLTDLPPGCRFYDRCESAKRCAECKAIHPDLSEQEGVWVRCRP, from the coding sequence ATGCTTGAGATCAGTGGTCTGAACGTTGGCTTTACAACCTCTCGCGGTGAGGTCAAGGCAGCCTGCGATGTCTCTCTCACAATTGAAAAGGGAGAGACCTTCGGCATGATCGGGGAGAGCGGTTCGGGCAAGTCGGTGATTGGGATGTCGATCCTGAAGCTCTTGCCAGCATCGGCCCGAATGACGGGGAGTATTTTCTTCGACGGTGAGGATCTCATAACAAAAAGTGAGCGAGATATGCAGCATGTCCGACGAGATTCCATTTTCCTCGTGCCGCAGAACCCCTCGGGTTCCCTCGATCCCTTGATGAAGAACGCGGAGCAGATCGCCGAGGTGTTCTACGAACAAAAGATGGGGGAAAAAGAGGCTTGGGCCCGATCGGTTGGGATCCTGCGTAAGCTCAACCTTCAGGACCCCGAACGCGTGGCGCGGCAATATCCCCACCAGTTATCAGGAGGGATGAAACAGAGGATCTTGGTAGGGGTGTCCATGACTGCTCATCCTCGTCTGATTGTTGCCGACGAGCCTACCAAGGGGCTCGATAGAAGCTCGCGAGATAACGTAGCCCAGCTGTTAAAAGGCATAGGGGATGAGGAAAGGGCCCTGCTGGTCATAACTCACGATATCGACCTGGCCGAGGAGATATGCGATAAGATCGCGGTCATCTATGCGGGAGAAATCATCGAGATGGGGAGAACCGAGGAGGTCATCAAGCATCCTCGACACCCATATACTCAGGGGTTGATCCGATCCGTGCCCAAAAATGGTATGATGCCGATGCTGGGCTTTTCCCCTAACCTCACGGACCTACCACCGGGCTGCCGGTTCTACGATCGCTGCGAAAGCGCGAAGCGCTGCGCCGAATGCAAGGCAATACATCCCGATCTTAGCGAACAAGAAGGAGTGTGGGTAAGATGTCGACCATGA
- a CDS encoding methyltransferase domain-containing protein, producing the protein MTAEDQALKGAIRKKWDLSSSTYDSDFGHGIKDGEERDAWKRYLGTALPTKGCRVLDVGCGTGEISLLLAEMGYGVKGVDLSEDMMNKARTKASQRGLNATFENGDAENLQFGAGSFDVVVNRHLLWTLPHPERALQEWMRVVTVGGSVIVIDGVWNDGTIGTKFRRAVRNIAIAVVDRKNPWGGYYGRDVNSRLPHPGGVPPEKTREYMEKAGLVNVTAVDLTEIRRIQSASMPRRYRVANKWNYFLVKGIKKV; encoded by the coding sequence ATGACCGCGGAGGACCAAGCGCTCAAAGGGGCGATACGAAAAAAATGGGACCTTTCGTCATCCACCTACGATTCCGATTTTGGACATGGAATAAAAGATGGTGAGGAGAGGGACGCCTGGAAACGATACCTGGGGACCGCGTTGCCTACGAAAGGATGTCGTGTTCTTGATGTTGGATGCGGCACTGGGGAGATCAGCCTACTACTGGCCGAGATGGGCTATGGAGTCAAAGGTGTCGATCTCTCCGAGGACATGATGAACAAGGCGAGAACCAAAGCCTCACAGCGCGGTTTGAATGCTACCTTCGAAAACGGAGATGCAGAGAACTTGCAATTCGGGGCCGGCTCCTTTGATGTCGTGGTAAACAGACATCTTCTGTGGACGCTCCCACATCCAGAGAGGGCGCTTCAGGAGTGGATGAGGGTCGTCACCGTAGGGGGTAGTGTCATCGTAATCGACGGAGTATGGAATGACGGAACCATCGGTACCAAATTCCGCCGAGCGGTGAGGAACATCGCTATTGCGGTCGTCGATCGAAAGAATCCATGGGGGGGCTACTATGGGCGGGATGTCAACTCCCGTTTACCACACCCAGGTGGTGTCCCTCCTGAAAAGACCCGTGAATACATGGAAAAGGCAGGACTGGTGAATGTAACCGCCGTTGATCTCACGGAGATCCGACGGATCCAGAGCGCGAGCATGCCCCGTCGCTACCGGGTCGCCAATAAGTGGAACTACTTTTTAGTGAAAGGAATAAAAAAGGTTTAG
- a CDS encoding alpha/beta fold hydrolase, whose protein sequence is MERVVIFLHGIEVHSGAFRFVGPELANDHSEVYAFDRRGFGNSKEQDLPRGDTHDFDRHLQDVDDFVDFVNRNHPGKELFLFGHSIGCAYALWYAANHPEKIAGLILASPPLEMGFKLPRQDTLKLALSPVYHHHSMYNLIDEWPQTFKVSEEYQLISDDPLSTKIFGLGYLFDAQTKLTNNMPHNASKVNNPVLLLHGDKDVIALPKSSEDIRDKLESDDKRIQTFEGGDHWLYQSIIPNMGSKYNPEVKRKVSVPAREWLKLH, encoded by the coding sequence GTGGAGCGTGTGGTGATCTTCCTCCACGGGATAGAGGTTCATTCAGGTGCGTTCCGTTTCGTGGGCCCAGAGTTGGCGAATGATCATTCTGAGGTTTATGCCTTCGACCGGCGGGGGTTCGGTAACTCAAAGGAGCAAGATCTACCGCGGGGCGATACTCATGATTTTGATCGTCATCTGCAGGATGTAGATGATTTCGTGGACTTTGTTAACAGGAATCATCCGGGTAAGGAACTATTTCTCTTCGGCCACAGCATCGGCTGTGCCTATGCCCTATGGTATGCCGCAAACCATCCAGAGAAGATCGCCGGGTTGATTCTGGCGTCTCCTCCCCTGGAGATGGGGTTCAAGTTGCCTCGTCAAGATACCTTGAAGCTCGCTCTGTCGCCGGTCTACCATCACCATTCAATGTACAATCTCATTGACGAGTGGCCGCAGACGTTCAAGGTTAGCGAGGAGTACCAGTTGATCTCGGACGATCCCCTTAGCACCAAGATATTCGGCCTTGGCTACCTGTTCGATGCCCAGACCAAGCTGACCAATAATATGCCGCATAATGCCTCAAAAGTCAATAATCCAGTGCTGTTGCTCCACGGGGATAAGGACGTCATCGCGCTTCCAAAGAGCTCAGAGGATATCAGAGACAAGTTGGAATCGGACGATAAGCGGATTCAGACATTCGAAGGCGGTGACCATTGGCTCTATCAGAGCATCATTCCGAACATGGGCTCCAAGTACAACCCTGAGGTGAAGAGAAAGGTATCTGTGCCAGCCAGGGAGTGGTTGAAACTTCATTGA
- a CDS encoding ATP-binding cassette domain-containing protein, translating to MVTQGLVKQFGDNRAVDGVDLAIPNGCIYGLLGPNGAGKTTIINILATLLNSDAGTAKIFGHDVHGEAHVVRQLISVTGQYAAVDEKLSASENLVVFGMLLGLSRSDARKRAAQLLEDFGLTEAANKTLDKFSGGMRRRLDIAASLIVQSPLIFLDEPTTGLDPRTRAQMWNTIKQLVSSGSTILLTTQYLDEADYLADRIAVIDHGRVVAEGTPSELKAEVGVATLRLGLIDEKDNAEATRVIETELQVKSTSPEPMLITAPMADPERVTDLLIALREAGIRLAKISVQEPTLDEVFMALTGENILVEREAA from the coding sequence GTGGTTACTCAGGGCCTGGTGAAACAATTTGGCGATAACCGTGCAGTGGACGGAGTTGATCTGGCAATACCAAACGGATGCATCTATGGATTGCTGGGGCCGAACGGTGCGGGCAAGACCACGATCATAAACATATTGGCAACGCTGCTGAACTCGGATGCTGGAACGGCCAAAATATTCGGCCATGACGTCCATGGCGAAGCTCACGTCGTCCGTCAGCTCATCAGCGTGACAGGACAATATGCCGCGGTTGACGAGAAGCTATCGGCATCTGAGAACTTGGTCGTTTTCGGAATGCTGCTCGGCCTGAGCCGATCGGATGCACGCAAGCGAGCTGCTCAACTGCTGGAGGATTTCGGATTGACCGAAGCGGCCAATAAGACGCTTGACAAGTTCTCGGGAGGTATGCGCCGCAGGCTCGACATAGCAGCGAGCCTCATCGTGCAATCCCCCTTGATCTTTTTAGATGAGCCGACCACTGGTCTTGATCCGCGAACGAGGGCGCAGATGTGGAACACCATCAAGCAGCTCGTTTCATCAGGATCGACGATCCTGCTTACGACCCAATACCTCGACGAGGCCGATTACCTCGCCGACCGCATCGCGGTCATCGACCACGGACGCGTCGTCGCCGAAGGAACGCCTAGCGAGCTGAAAGCGGAGGTCGGAGTGGCAACGTTGCGTTTGGGGCTTATCGATGAAAAAGATAACGCTGAGGCGACCCGAGTGATCGAGACAGAACTGCAGGTCAAGTCGACAAGTCCCGAACCTATGCTCATCACCGCTCCGATGGCCGACCCAGAAAGGGTGACCGACCTGCTCATCGCACTTCGTGAGGCGGGCATACGCCTGGCCAAGATAAGCGTTCAGGAACCGACCCTCGACGAGGTCTTCATGGCCCTGACCGGGGAGAACATACTGGTGGAGAGGGAGGCGGCTTGA
- a CDS encoding ATP cone domain-containing protein: protein MRIIEVIKRSGEREEFDPRKTISAIVRSGVAQDEAQKIVRDLEPLLYDGITTEEIYRQVRQMIKGPSAAHYSLKKALFRLGPDGENFESYIARLFQAEGYSTKTRQILNGKCVKHEVDVLMAREQEKVMVECKFHNDLGLKCNIQIALYVYARFLDLRDTEKIDRPILVTNTRLSLDAQHYAECVGMDVLGWKTPRVNGLESLVNKHRLFPLTMLEMHHRDQATLLENHFILVKDVLSRSNEVKLLLSKESADDVISQAMTLMST from the coding sequence GTGAGAATAATCGAAGTGATAAAGAGGTCTGGAGAGCGAGAGGAGTTCGATCCTAGAAAGACCATCTCTGCGATAGTCCGATCGGGCGTCGCTCAGGATGAAGCTCAAAAGATCGTCCGGGACTTGGAGCCGCTCTTATACGATGGTATCACCACGGAGGAGATTTACCGCCAAGTGCGCCAGATGATCAAGGGTCCCAGTGCCGCACACTATAGCCTGAAAAAGGCACTGTTCAGACTTGGTCCTGACGGAGAGAACTTCGAGAGCTACATCGCGCGTCTATTTCAGGCCGAGGGGTATTCCACCAAAACGCGCCAGATCCTAAATGGAAAATGCGTGAAACATGAGGTGGACGTGCTTATGGCCCGGGAACAGGAGAAGGTGATGGTAGAGTGCAAGTTCCACAATGATCTGGGATTGAAGTGCAACATCCAGATCGCACTCTATGTATACGCGCGCTTCCTTGATCTCAGAGATACGGAAAAAATCGACCGGCCCATTCTGGTAACAAATACGCGGCTTTCTCTTGATGCTCAGCATTATGCGGAATGTGTCGGCATGGATGTGCTAGGGTGGAAAACTCCCCGGGTGAACGGATTAGAATCATTGGTCAATAAGCACCGACTATTTCCGTTAACGATGCTGGAAATGCACCATCGCGATCAGGCCACATTGCTAGAGAACCATTTCATACTGGTGAAGGACGTCCTCAGTCGCTCGAACGAAGTTAAACTCCTGCTCTCGAAAGAATCGGCAGATGACGTCATCTCCCAGGCGATGACCTTGATGTCAACCTGA
- a CDS encoding gamma-glutamylcyclotransferase family protein: MEKNTCPRLIFRQWGDDRLKYFAYGSNMNIAQMRSRCRDRRPPLGVATLDNHRLIINVDGYASIVKAPGSRVIGVLWEISRDCEKALDEYEEVPRGLYSKAQVSVKMANGTSTDALVYIASDESIGSPRPGYLEKIIMGAKENHLPIDYVERISRLGSSGHFVE; this comes from the coding sequence TTGGAGAAAAATACTTGTCCACGCCTGATTTTTCGCCAATGGGGAGATGATCGTCTGAAGTACTTTGCATATGGCTCCAACATGAACATTGCTCAAATGCGATCGCGATGCCGTGACCGGCGCCCACCCCTCGGTGTCGCCACCCTTGACAACCATCGTCTCATCATCAACGTCGATGGCTATGCATCGATCGTCAAAGCACCTGGTAGCCGGGTTATAGGAGTTCTTTGGGAGATAAGCAGGGACTGCGAAAAAGCCCTCGATGAGTATGAGGAAGTCCCCCGCGGCCTTTACTCAAAGGCGCAAGTATCAGTGAAGATGGCAAATGGCACATCGACGGACGCTTTGGTTTATATTGCATCGGATGAAAGCATCGGGAGTCCGAGGCCAGGATACCTGGAAAAGATCATAATGGGGGCAAAGGAAAACCATCTACCGATCGACTACGTAGAGCGGATCTCGAGGTTGGGGTCCTCGGGACATTTTGTCGAATGA
- a CDS encoding ABC transporter permease — protein sequence MELFEQRKKLIDDLVGIVPGREIWSKIKGNRMILFCLLLLGTITLLAVFAPFISPYDPAEQNLTNRLQSPSMSHLMGTDYLGRDIFSRVLYGAQTSLFIAGAVVAVSLTFGVAAGSLAGYFGGWTDGAISRVIDVLISFPGIILSLALIGVMGAGVFNLILALSIVHWASYARLTRGQVLTVKNNDYIASSKLVGSSRMRIMIKHILPNSIAPVIVLATIDMGHVILAAASLSFLGLGIPAYIPEWGSMISLGKEYIRSAPYVILGPGLAITLVVVLFSLLGDSLRDVLDPKKEEGELGNA from the coding sequence ATGGAACTTTTCGAACAGCGAAAGAAATTGATCGACGATCTCGTAGGGATCGTCCCTGGAAGGGAGATCTGGTCAAAGATCAAGGGCAACCGGATGATATTATTCTGTCTTCTCCTGCTGGGGACCATCACCTTGTTGGCGGTATTCGCGCCGTTCATCTCACCCTACGACCCAGCCGAGCAGAACCTTACAAACCGTTTGCAAAGTCCCTCCATGTCTCATCTGATGGGCACCGACTACCTGGGCAGAGACATCTTCAGCAGGGTGCTGTACGGAGCTCAGACTTCGCTGTTCATCGCCGGGGCGGTCGTTGCCGTCTCGCTGACCTTCGGTGTGGCTGCAGGCAGCCTCGCAGGGTACTTCGGTGGATGGACCGATGGTGCAATAAGCAGAGTCATTGACGTGCTCATCTCCTTTCCAGGGATCATCCTATCGTTGGCTTTGATCGGCGTAATGGGAGCGGGAGTGTTTAATCTGATTCTTGCCCTCTCCATAGTCCACTGGGCCAGCTATGCCCGTCTCACGCGGGGACAAGTGTTGACGGTGAAGAACAATGATTATATCGCATCCTCGAAGCTCGTCGGATCGAGCCGTATGAGGATCATGATCAAGCATATCCTGCCCAACTCCATCGCCCCGGTCATCGTGCTCGCTACCATTGACATGGGGCACGTCATCCTGGCCGCGGCGTCACTGAGCTTTCTTGGCTTGGGCATCCCCGCGTACATTCCGGAGTGGGGCTCCATGATCAGCTTGGGCAAGGAGTACATCCGGTCCGCGCCCTATGTGATCCTCGGCCCTGGATTGGCCATTACGCTGGTTGTAGTTCTGTTCAGCCTGTTGGGTGACAGCCTAAGAGATGTTCTTGACCCAAAGAAGGAGGAGGGCGAACTTGGCAATGCTTGA
- a CDS encoding ABC transporter permease, which yields MATQSVSRNDIKGRIATATIVPVTERKLKTRASFGDSIKHTLTMAYRSLLLIKRTPQQLFDVMIQPVIFTLLFTFLFGGAVSGSWQNYLPIIIPGILVQTLVSACMATGVQIREDMDKGVFNRFKSLPIARIAPLTGALLTDTLRYGIATALTFLMGYLLGYHWATLGGAVLGAMLIILAAWCISWIFAFLGTIARSATTVQGASTLVLFPLVFLSGAFVPTSTLPDWLQAFVNINPLTYVVSAISELFNQGIIGNDFWFSLIGSLVVVLIFAPLTLAAYLRKVE from the coding sequence ATGGCCACGCAAAGTGTCTCTAGGAACGACATTAAGGGCCGCATAGCGACCGCTACGATCGTTCCTGTCACTGAACGAAAATTGAAGACCCGTGCAAGCTTCGGTGACTCCATAAAGCATACTCTGACCATGGCCTATCGCTCTTTGCTGCTGATCAAGCGAACGCCCCAGCAACTTTTCGACGTGATGATCCAACCGGTGATATTTACGCTCCTGTTCACGTTCCTTTTCGGAGGAGCGGTCTCGGGGAGCTGGCAAAACTACCTGCCGATTATCATCCCGGGAATCTTGGTGCAGACGCTGGTATCAGCATGTATGGCCACCGGCGTGCAGATCCGTGAGGACATGGATAAGGGCGTGTTCAACCGGTTCAAGTCATTGCCAATCGCCCGGATCGCTCCTTTGACCGGGGCACTCTTGACCGATACGCTTCGCTATGGTATAGCCACCGCCCTAACGTTCCTGATGGGTTACCTCCTGGGCTACCACTGGGCTACCCTCGGCGGCGCTGTGCTCGGAGCCATGCTCATAATCCTGGCAGCGTGGTGCATCAGCTGGATATTTGCCTTCCTCGGCACCATTGCTCGTTCGGCCACCACTGTGCAGGGTGCGTCCACCCTCGTCCTGTTCCCACTGGTCTTCCTGTCCGGAGCATTCGTTCCGACCAGCACCTTGCCAGACTGGCTTCAGGCATTTGTCAACATCAACCCGTTGACATATGTGGTAAGTGCCATCAGCGAGCTTTTCAACCAGGGCATCATCGGCAATGACTTTTGGTTCTCGCTCATCGGATCGTTGGTGGTTGTGCTCATATTTGCTCCCCTGACCCTAGCTGCGTACCTGCGCAAGGTGGAGTAA